One Fulvia fulva chromosome 8, complete sequence DNA window includes the following coding sequences:
- a CDS encoding Vacuolar membrane-associated protein produces the protein MATNGEAGAPGRACTIVLHDDRVTKVDVLSGDRVLHVGEYAWLSAPAARKLCIAPAGQTTGANEISLHISLAKQFGFENRTQGKLDIIEPEDLEPSTATHVELFFREQFLSRADMWQLMGCVQDTVVYQGQIVNYLGTAVGEIQQVYISAQEVESAICSHPYTKPIFRSGSARYTLLIEVSQEMLENWSNGDLMYERLLDGFLPELFQRWDRLKVKHQVAVVLFGRRRSATAAGKRDSQQSELLSEDFYHVVVSDMTSTTWQQILRKLKAAFNDYRLPRAVSLAAESNLLEAIHLTAMDYADDQIDAHLLSTGCSIIAITAGAGLFDADHKLLKQTTDLLVGNSIGVDVVALTPKPMHPVPLFQYDNEGIKEFAVPHWVDISFWSSPHDTQDTSWTLSAYLEPVAEIALPPLLADHEEGISTDEMDQHDTDVFSDATPAIANALQPVDSQTDSDPVGSVETMKGVPIGRSPTKHSRETVSTASADSNLSSSPSMASKEPINRAKRQRLPPHPLMQSGRKISVGPKGLALSRGVASTGLASISATYAQQEKEIAAGTVSTSSETSSGLAKAIRASLRRKPSQQSVISNRLSDPSDPEENPNSRPIAIHAVQETTNGSPDNLASDVEQRIADTMVGNVLENDTSLSTTPKAGNHFPRKGPANGSLEMRSPWVTLLNPCNPRRDNMVVTSQYRKWQHVFPRAISSGAFKWQSMCTPAALPLTAEYKPSASELDIHYNKKVRRHTLANSISLKDETARILVERMIDVRLCQGFQIVALKNTGGDSTFQSKNRPVLLSLGRRYHEVQRLSDFEVQVVQYDPKKGIGSEGDGTEHYLTNYDPKMKLPTGMSVKAEVTYHSELPLRDWSDLDNYILGLTSELKEEINATFQMRLILIPVEVTKSDRDLTDQERRIEGIGRLTQSWQRQRHISVEAQQHLASMSKNKSTAIPSERDPNPLAIDYQTKDSSVIVNAHGPTLSSQLEEHELSQPLFAESEKHHSSNFDVAKLVKQIQDPPPNGVEMRDRRWLTVTHLRCFRGDQMTTWLLGAFKDLKLREDAVTMGNELMSRGIFHHVRQKHRFRDGHYFYQISSAHRTTEYPDTQGLFSKVAWKTAPSVPATPISESVKSPMMRPFTGDSSSSSSNGTPATGPLHTKQILLSQMMQYNVDPTKRSDHLQVIDLHYDRIHNPENCYHIQLEWLSASTKLVREAIARWSSLVEGYGLKLMQVPLHEACKYREHHPFDQPQPIKLAIMPPTKNIIQTPVMGPYSPLPQSIVEDPVAYHKAILRKLNFVLDTEAARSFTTELDVRYTWGPPSYEYTQFVHKSGLILAEITCAPFGDDSVNFLLLPNRLAANTISGSAKSVETGPGKNAEPVSGTTDTVETIVKEFKHFCHDEEALRQLYDEVNKRKPPVAPSPFSGAGGGFGADLDVPPMQLPPHLSHRGGGGHRSLLSGLE, from the exons ATGGCGACCAACGGGGAAGCTGGAGCCCCAGGTCGAGCGTGTACGATTGTCCTTCACGATGATCGCGTCACGAAGGTGGACGTGCTATCTGGCGATCGGGTACTGCACGTTGGAGAATATGCCTGGCTATCCGCTCCAGCTGCCAGGAAACTCTGTATCGCCCCTGCTGGACAGACCACCGGCGCGAATGAGATCTCGCTTCATATCAGCTTGGCCAAGCAGTTTGGATTCGAGAACCGTACTCAGGGCAAGCTGGACATCATCGAGCCCGAGGATCTGGAGCCGTCAACAGCAACACACGTAGAACTTTTCTTCCGCGAACAGTTCTTGTCTCGTGCTGATATGTGGCAACTGATGGGCTGTGTACAGGATACTGTTGTGTATCAAGGCCAGATCGTGAATTATCTGGGAACAGCAGTCGGCGAGATCCAGCAAGTCTACATCTCAGCTCAGGAAGTCGAATCAGCCATCTGCTCCCATCCATATACGAAGCCGATCTTTCGAAGTGGCAGCGCTAGGTACACTCTACTCATTGAGGTATCGCAAGAAATGCTGGAGAACTGGTCCAACGGCGATCTGATGTACGAACGACTTCTGGACGGCTTTCTCCCCGAGCTTTTCCAGCGTTGGGACAGATTGAAAGTTAAGCATCAGGTCGCGGTGGTCTTGTTCGGCCGTAGACGATCTGCCACCGCTGCTGGCAAACGGGACAGCCAACAGAGTGAGCTTCTATCTGAAGACTTCTATCATGTTGTGGTCTCAGACATGACGAGCACAACGTGGCAGCAGATACTACGCAAGCTCAAAGCGGCATTCAACGACTACCGACTCCCTCGAGCTGTGTCTCTCGCTGCCGAGAGCAACCTTCTTGAAGCGATCCATCTTACTGCCATGGACTACGCTGATGACCAAATCGATGCGCATCTGCTAAGCACCGGTTGTTCTATCATTGCAATCACTGCTGGTGCTGGTCTCTTCGACGCTGACCACAAATTACTGAAGCAAACGACAGACTTGCTGGTCGGAAACAGCATTGGCGTTGATGTGGTCGCGTTGACGCCCAAGCCAATGCACCCAGTGCCGCTCTTCCAGTACGACAATGAAGGCATCAAGGAATTCGCCGTGCCCCACTGGGTTGACATCTCCTTCTGGAGCTCACCTCACGACACACAGGATACCTCATGGACTTTGTCGGCCTACCTGGAGCCTGTGGCGGAAATCGCCCTGCCTCCGCTGCTGGCCGATCATGAAGAGGGTATTAGCACTGACGAGATGGATCAGCATGACACTGATGTCTTCTCTGACGCGACTCCCGCCATTGCAAATGCTTTGCAGCCAGTCGATAGTCAAACTGATTCTGATCCGGTCGGCTCTGTCGAGACCATGAAAGGTGTGCCCATCGGCAGGTCGCCAACCAAGCATAGCCGCGAGACAGTGTCGACCGCATCGGCAGATAGTAACCTGTCCAGCTCGCCATCAATGGCAAGCAAAGAGCCAATTAACAGAGCCAAGCGACAGCGGTTGCCTCCGCATCCACTCATGCAGTCTGGTCGTAAGATCAGTGTTGGACCTAAAGGTCTTGCCTTGAGTCGAGGCGTCGCTAGCACAGGACTGGCCTCCATTTCGGCCACATATGCACAGCAGGAGAAGGAGATAGCCGCAGGGACAGTCTCGACCTCCAGTGAGACATCAAGTGGCCTCGCCAAGGCGATTAGAGCGTCTCTCCGTCGGAAGCCATCGCAGCAGAGCGTCATCTCGAACCGCCTTAGTGACCCGAGTGACCCTGAAGAGAATCCTAACTCGAGGCCAATCGCAATACATGCAGTCCAGGAGACCACGAACGGCAGCCCAGATAACCTGGCTAGTGACGTAGAGCAACGGATTGCCGACACTATGGTAGGCAATGTGCTAGAGAATGACACTTCACTCTCGACGACTCCCAAGGCGGGCAATCACTTCCCACGAAAGGGTCCTGCCAACGGCAGTCTGGAGATGAGGTCGCCCTGGGTGACGCTGCTCAATCCGTGCAATCCGAGAAGAGACAACATGGTTGTCACAAGTCAATATCGCAAGTGGCAGCATGTCTTTCCTCGCGCTATTAGCTCTGGAGCTTTCAAGTGGCAGTCAATGTGCACGCCGGCTGCTTTGCCGCTGACTGCAGAGTACAAGCCGTCCGCTTCTGAGCTCGACATCCACTACAACAAGAAAGTCAGACGGCACACACTTGCCAACTCGATCAGCTTGAAAGATGAGACAGCTCGTATATTAGTCGAACGGATGATCGACGTGAGGCTGTGTCAGGGCTTCCAGATCGTGGCCCTCAAGAATACTGGCGGTGACTCCACGTTCCAGAGCAAGAACAGACCGGTACTTTTGTCATTGGGCAGACGCTATCATGAAGTCCAGCGTCTGTCAGACTTTGAGGTGCAGGTTGTTCAATATGACCCGAAGAAAGGCATCGGCAGCGAAGGTGATGGCACGGAACACTACTTGACCAACTACGATCCTAAGATGAAGTTGCCGACGGGCATGTCAGTCAAAGCTGAAGTCACTTATCACTCGGAACTGCCTTTGCGCGATTGGTCTGATCTTGACAATTACATACTTGGCCTCACATCTGAGCTCAAGGAAGAGATCAATGCGACGTTCCAGATGCGCTTGATACTCATCCCGGTCGAGGTCACTAAGTCTGATCGCGATCTCACAGACCAGGAGCGACGTATCGAAGGGATCGGCCGCCTGACTCAGTCGTGGCAACGACAGCGCCACATCTCTGTGGAGGCCCAGCAGCATCTTGCCTCGATGTCTAAGAACAAGTCTACTGCCATTCCCTCAGAACGCGATCCGAATCCTCTTGCAATCGACTATCAGACGAAAGATTCAAGCGTCATAGTCAATGCTCACGGTCCGACTTTGTCTAGCCAGCTGGAAGAGCATGAGCTGTCGCAGCCATTGTTCGCAGAGTCTGAAAAGCACCACAGCAGCAACTTCGATGTTGCTAAGCTAGTCAAGCAGATACAAGATCCCCCTCCGAATGGCGTTGAGATGCGGGACCGGCGATGGCTGACTGTCACACACTTAAGATGTTTCCGTGGAGACCAGATGACGACGTGGCTGCTCGGCGCCTTCAAAGACCTAAAGCTGCGCGAAGACGCGGTCACAATGGGCAACGAGCTAATGTCCCGTGGCATATTCCATCACGTCCGACAGAAGCACAGATTCAGAGATGGACACTACTTCTATCAAATCTCAAGTGCCCATCGCACAACCGAGTATCCAGATACGCAGGGTTTGTTCAGCAAGGTGGCATGGAAGACTGCTCCCTCAGTCCCAGCTACACCTATCTCTGAATCTGTTAAGTCTCCGATGATGCGACCATTCACTGGCGACAGCAGCTCCTCGTCTAGTAACGGCACACCGGCGACAGGTCCACTGCATACGAAACAGATCTTACTGAGTCAGATGATGCAGTACAATGTTGATCCGACTAAGAGGTCTGACCACCTGCAAGTCATTGACCTCCACTACG ATCGTATTCACAACCCCGAGAACTGCTACCACATCCAGCTCGAGTGGCTCAGTGCTTCCACGAAACTTGTCCGTGAAGCAATAGCTCGCTGGTCAAGCCTTGTCGAAGGCTACGGTCTTAAGCTAATGCAAGTACCACTACACGAAGCTTGCAAATATCGCGAGCACCATCCTTTCGACCAGCCACAACCTATCAAGCTAGCAATCATGCCGCCGACCAAGAACATTATACAAACACCTGTGATGGGCCCGTATAGTCCTTTGCCTCAGTCAATCGTGGAAGACCCGGTCGCCTACCACAAAGCCATCCTGCGGAAGCTGAATTTCGTGCTCGACACAGAGGCTGCCAGATCTTTCACGACCGAACTTGACGTCCGATACACCTGGGGTCCGCCCAGCTACGAATACACCCAATTCGTACACAAGTCTGGCCTCATTCTCGCTGAGATCACTTGTGCACCTTTCGGAGACGACAGCGTCAATTTCCTGCTGCTACCAAATCGTCTCGCGGCGAACACGATCAGTGGTTCCGCCAAGTCAGTGGAGACGGGACCGGGGAAGAACGCTGAGCCTGTCAGCGGGACCACTGACACGGTAGAGACTATCGTGAAGGAGTTCAAGCACTTCTGTCATGATGAAGAGGCCTTGAGACAGTTGTACGATGAGGTCAATAAGCGCAAGCCGCCTGTTGCGCCGAGTCCGTTCAGTGGTGCTGGTGGTGGATTTGGCGCTGATCTGGATGTGCCGCCGATGCAGTTGCCGCCGCATCTCAGCCATAGGGGTGGAGGGGGGCATAGGAGTTTGTTGAGTGGGCTGGAATGA
- a CDS encoding tRNA wybutosine-synthesizing protein 2 — translation MERAVKRWLSTSTDPPSIHPPQDLAQKLNKSYTIYGPMLLLPPTAFSGPGPEWENVNQAFQAHDATITRLYEYICKEVKVTHIALNKPIPLHNTAKEDDLEAKESFNNLRSPHNFHPLFALPGYSFGPSTAHSPPTHEDLTSALWITAKQNSIYQTWSPRWTMFSRGNISEKARLLTLPSVLQAVEEGECTAVDLYAGIGYFAFSYVKAGVGKVLCWDLSTWSCEGLRRGAERNGWKVGMFEGGEEGVVEDGARLVVFNESNEAAPQRVEKMRARLPPVRHVNCGMLPSSRDSLRLAASVLDEGHVGWAHVHENFLVEEIEQKAEETRRELESLLRLQRGGEVSTKVEFINRLKSYAPGVMHCVIDIVVYPRDPS, via the coding sequence ATGGAAAGAGCCGTAAAGAGATGGCTATCAACCTCGACCGACCCACCATCAATACATCCACCTCAAGACTTAGCCCAAAAGCTCAACAAATCCTACACCATCTACGGCCCCATGCTCCTCCTCCCACCAACCGCCTTCTCAGGCCCCGGGCCCGAATGGGAGAATGTTAATCAAGCCTTCCAGGCCCACGACGCCACCATAACAAGACTGTACGAATACATCTGCAAAGAAGTGAAAGTCACACACATCGCCCTCAACAAACCGATTCCGCTGCATAACACCGCCAAAGAAGACGACCTAGAGGCAAAAGAATCCTTCAACAATCTCCGCTCCCCTCACAACTTCCACCCTCTCTTCGCCCTCCCAGGCTACTCTTTCGGTCCTAGTACGGCCCATTCCCCACCCACGCACGAGGACCTCACCTCCGCCCTCTGGATCACGGCAAAACAGAACTCCATCTACCAAACGTGGTCGCCCCGCTGGACAATGTTCAGCCGTGGCAACATTTCCGAAAAGGCTCGACTCCTCACCCTCCCTTCCGTCCTCCAAGCTGTGGAAGAGGGCGAGTGCACTGCTGTGGATCTCTATGCGGGGATTGGGTACTTTGCATTCAGCTATGTGAAAGCGGGGGTTGGTAAAGTCCTGTGTTGGGATCTGAGTACGTGGAGTTGTGAGGGGTTGAGGAGAGGGGCGGAGCGGAATGGATGGAAGGTGGGGATGTTTGAGGGGGGTGAGGAGGGCGTTGTGGAGGATGGGGCGAGATTGGTGGTGTTTAATGAGAGTAATGAAGCTGCGCCGCAGAGGGTGGAGAAGATGAGGGCGAGATTGCCACCCGTGAGGCATGTCAACTGCGGGATGCTGCCGAGTTCGAGGGATTCATTGAGATTAGCGGCTAGTGTGTTGGATGAGGGTCATGTTGGGTGGGCGCATGTGCACGAGAACTTTCTGGTGGAGGAGATTGAGCAGAAGGCGGAGGAGACGCGGAGAGAGTTGGAGAGTTTGCTGAGGCTACAGCGAGGAGGTGAAGTATCGACAAAGGTCGAGTTCATCAATCGCCTGAAGAGCTATGCTCCTGGCGTTATGCATTGCGTGATAGATATCGTCGTGTATCCCAGAGATCCGTCTTAG